In the genome of Sander vitreus isolate 19-12246 chromosome 13, sanVit1, whole genome shotgun sequence, one region contains:
- the LOC144528226 gene encoding F-box only protein 40-like gives MLSNEKEATRLRWHLGKNFDQMRITKPLIQRPVDMSHRSRASRVRQHVHCDSCYSRRCRARVEVSVCCAVIPCRLLCGALFHLCKEEDHLLLCPNVRVPCLNADYGCPHHLSRSSQAAHLQVCPASVVCCSMEWLRWPTDDTNPHSNDIALQEKVLKENEGQGEPLDLAMTLVDQSDLYDRLKMQPLYPELMEAEEEEIKDEKKEETAMGGLVNGVTDIDTKEENNVVEETVQNSVGQCSGINKEKYDLCEMMFGMEKGGCAVAQANQDNPKQKPKPGEKVKDKDTEKDYAAADTSKTGQAPWQEGVLERLGQELTPQEYNMYVVHHGRMLLTFGQIKACTPREDDFVYGSLEPIPVQTLRSFKVPESYHYSSRRIHQYDTSRPPGEPRSVDTSDLEVNEEDWFSDEAAATLLGYAEMEVRGHKISELKAADGLYVDEGTQTHSFRKAPFKAKTTLAEVMVDRPLKLHLQLQSERVNSRHNRASCVFTFLCGHSFLRREFATHFRNVHSDIQTGLSGWFEQRCPLSYLGCTYNQRRFQPSTHKATVSYNKQLRSFSLRPTLGVSVGDGSSQTSSSSEDSSTAQRKRGQGGEDSLSSLPYEVLCHMASFLDSLSLSQLALVSQLMRQVCSSLLQERGMVTLRWERKTYSHGGAKWRAKPVWEFSHLFSSVDSWHMADVPPISAHLKVCPYYETSLHNEPVPLPSMSDKQKCSQERLSLVDQFTGNRWQH, from the exons ATGTTATCAAACGAGAAGGAAGCAACACGTCTGCGGTGGCACCTTGGTAAGAACTTTGACCAGATGAG GATTACAAAACCTCTGATTCAACGTCCTGTAGACATG AGTCATCGTTCTCGAGCCTCCAGGGTGCGACAGCATGTCCACTGTGATTCCTGCTACAGCCGGCGCTGCAGGGCTCGGGTGGAGGTCTCTGTGTGCTGTGCGGTCATCCCCTGCCGCCTGCTCTGTGGAGCTCTCTTCCACTTGTGTAAAGAGGAGGATCACCTGCTGCTCTGCCCTAACGTGAGGGTGCCCTGCCTCAATGCTGATTATGGGTGCCCGCACCACCTGTCCCGCTCCTCGCAGGCAGCTCACCTCCAGGTGTGTCCGGCCAGCGTGGTGTGTTGCTCCATGGAGTGGCTACGGTGGCCGACTGATGACACAAACCCACATAGTAACGACATAGCCCTGCAAGAGAAGGTGCTGAAGGAAAATGAGGGGCAGGGGGAGCCTCTGGATCTTGCCATGACCCTGGTGGATCAGTCAGATCTTTATGACCGCCTGAAAATGCAGCCTCTCTATCCAGAGCTGATGGAGGCAGAAGAGGAGGAAATAAAGGacgaaaagaaagaggagacgGCAATGGGAGGGCTCGTCAATGGTGTCACAGACATAGATACCAAAGAAG AGAATAATGTTGTTGAAGAGACTGTACAGAATAGTGTGGGGCAATGCTCAGGCATCAACAAAGAGAAATATGACCTGTGTGAGATGATGTTCGGCATGGAAAAAGGCGGCTGTGCTGTCGCTCAGGCAAACCAAGACAATCCCAAACAAAAGCCAAAGCCTGGTGAGAAGGtgaaagacaaagacacagagaaagaTTATGCGGCTGCAGACACAAGTAAGACAGGACAGGCCCCATGGCAGGAGGGGGTGCTGGAGCGTCTGGGGCAGGAGCTCACCCCGCAGGAGTACAACATGTATGTGGTGCATCATGGGCGCATGCTGCTCACCTTCGGACAAATCAAGGCCTGTACGCCGAGGGAGGACGATTTTGTGTATGGCAGCCTGGAGCCTATCCCAGTCCAGACCCTGCGCTCTTTCAAG GTCCCTGAAAGCTATCACTATAGCAGTCGGCGGATTCATCAGTACGACACGAGTCGGCCTCCAGGCGAGCCTCGCAGTGTGGACACATCAGACCTCGAAGTCAACGAAGAGGACTGGTTCAGTGATGAAGCAGCAGCCACCCTGCTGGGCTACGCTGAGATGGAGGTCAGGGGTCACAAG ATCAGTGAGTTAAAGGCAGCCGACGGGCTTTACGTCGACGAGGGAACACAGACGCACTCGTTCCGCAAAGCTCCGTTTAAAGCGAAGACGACCCTGGCGGAGGTGATGGTGGACAGACCGCTGAAGCTTCATCTTCAGCTGCAGTCAGAGAGAGTGAACAGCAGACATAACAGAGCCAGCTGTGTCTTCACCTTCCTCTGTGGTCACTCCTTCCTCCGCAGAGAGTTTGCCACACATTTCAG GAACGTCCACAGTGACATCCAGACGGGTCTGAGTGGATGGTTCGAGCAGAGATGCCCCCTATCGTATCTGGGATGTACCTACAACCAGAGGAGGTTTCAACCCTCCACACATAAAGCCACTGTCTCCTACAA TAAACAGCTGAGGAGTTTCAGCTTGCGTCCAACACTTGGAGTCTCAGTAGGTGATGGCTCCTCCCAGACATCCAGCAGCTCAGAGGACTCCTCCACCGCTCAGAGGAAGAGAGGTCAGGGAGGAGAGGACTCTCTGAGCTCGCTGCCCTACGAGGTGCTGTGCCACATGGCCAGTTTCCTGGACAGTCTGTCCCTGTCCCAGCTGGCTCTGGTGTCCCAGCTGATGAGGCAGGTGTGCTCCTCTCTGCTGCAGGAGAGAGGGATGGTCACCCTCCGCTGGGAGAGGAAGACCTACTCACATGGAGGAGCCAAGTGGAGGGCCAAACCT GTGTGGGAgttcagtcaccttttctcCTCAGTGGATTCGTGGCATATGGCAGACGTCCCTCCAATATCTGCTCATCTAAAAGTCTGTCCTTACTACGAGACCTCTCTGCACAATGAGCCTGTTCCCCTCCCCAGCATGAGTGACAAACAGAAGTGCAGCCAGGAAAGGCTTAGCCTCGTCGACCAATTCACAGGAAACAGATGGcaacactga
- the LOC144528224 gene encoding TLC domain-containing protein 2-like — MDLKWKWRNISTSLSYRSLTGAWAVSWCFLHSTPDVEDLIFSLSLLSYSHVAVSTGYFIHDFLDVASNQSCKQPWEVLLHHSHVLSCFSLAVTSRVYVGYSVVSLLVEINSVFIRQLLLLSGRRNRLRTNITGPCPSVIYSVTSWLNLGTLSGSGILLWRFHKWNMYTRMPRYILMMGTAGLSLISTINIVLFYRLLRADILTSKGDH; from the exons atggATTTAAAGTGGAAGTGGAGGAATATCAGCACTTCTTTATCTTACAGGTCGCTGACAGGAGCATGGGCTGTTTCATGGTGT TTTCTACATTCAACCCCAGATGTGGAGGACCtgatcttctctctctccttgctcTCCTACAGTCATGTAGCTGTGTCTACAG GTTATTTTATTCATGACTTCTTGGATGTGGCCTCAAACCAGTCATGTAAACAGCCCTGGGAGGTGCTCCTCCACCA ttctcatgtgCTCTCTTGCTTTAGCTTGGCTGTAACATCCCGTGTCTATGTGGGCTACTCTGTGGTGTCTTTGCTCGTTGAGATCAACTCGGTTTTCATCAGacagctcctcctcctgtcaGGAAGGAGGAACAGGCTAAGGACTAACATTACAGGCCCTTGTCCCTCTGTGATCTACAGCGTGACCAGCTGGCTCAACCTGGGAACGTTAAGTGGCTCGGGGATTCTCCTCTGGAGGTTTcacaaat GGAATATGTATACACGTATGCCTCGCTACATCCTGATGATGGGGACAGCAGGCCTGAGTCTCATCTCCACCATAAACATAGTGCTGTTTTACAGACTGCTCAGAGCAGACATCCTTACCAGCAAGGGGGATCACTAG
- the aifm5 gene encoding apoptosis-inducing factor 3, whose amino-acid sequence MSGTKLPCEELPDSDPEDTSEELTEVVCLESDLQDGQMMEVEVGQHSVLLTRTEGQYSAIGNQCTHYGAPLSKGVISGNTVRCPWHGACFNVHTGDLEEFPGMDCLPCHKVKIQNSKVYVTVNTKTLRQEKRVKRMGAAVPGDSHTVLLLGGGAASLICAETLRQENFGGRIIMVTRDDLLPYDKTRLSKVMNVENDSILLRRMEFFQQYDIEVWLRKEAVSVDTDKKKVTFDDGSVESYDQLLISTGCRAKGLDVPGMKLKHVLMLETPEDARQIHTACLGCNVVLVGTSFVGMEVASYLIDKSSSITVIGSSELPYQNTLGREVGKVTMTMLSEKNVKFYMNDIVMEIKGVDGKVKEVVLKSGNVIPADVLIVGIGIKPNSEFLRGSKIQMDSKNFVTVDKYMRTNVPSVYCGGDLATFPLAMAKNRLVNIGHWQMAQAHARIAALNMLDKPTELSSVPFYWTVLLGKTIRYAGYGEGYTDIVIKGKFEDRKFLALYIKNDEVIAAASLNYDPAVSAVAERFAAGKIITKKEAESDALSWLQLPQSTLSSALSLNASSVQR is encoded by the exons ATGTCTGGGACCAAACTAC CCTGTGAGGAGCTTCCGGACTCTGATCCAGAGGACACATCAGAGGAGCTGACAGAGGTGGTGTGTCTGGAGTCAGACCTGCAGGATGGACA GATGATGGAGGTTGAAGTGGGACAGCACAGCGTGCTGTTGACACGTACCGAAGGCCAATACAGTGCCATTGGTAACCAGTGTACACACTATGGAGCTCCACTCAGCAAAG gggtTATTTCAGGCAATACAGTGCGCTGTCCGTGGCATGGCGCCTGTTTCAACGTCCATACAGGAGATCTGGAAGAGTTCCCCGGTATGGACTGCTTACCCTGCCACAAG GTCAAAATTCAAAACAGCAAAGTGTATGTGACTGTAAACACAAAG ACTCTCAGACAGGAAAAAAGAGTAAAGAGAATGGGAGCTGCAGTACCAGGAGACTCTCACACTGTTCTGCTACTGGGAGGAG GAGCTGCGTCGCTGATCTGCGCTGAGACTCTGCGGCAGGAAAACTTTGGCGGCAGAATAATCATGGTCACCAGAGACGACCTTTTACCTTATGACAAAACACGACTCAGCAAG GTAATGAATGTGGAGAATGACAGTATTCTGCTGAGGAGGATGGAGTTCTTCCAGCAGTACGATATCGAGGTGTGGCTCAGGAAAGAA GCAGTGTCAGTGGACACAGACAAGAAGAAAGTCACATTTGACGATGGTTCAGTCGAGAGCTATGACCAGCTCCTCATCTCAACAGGCTGCAG AGCGAAGGGTCTGGATGTGCCTGGCATGAAGTTGAAACACGTCTTGATGTTGGAGACACCAGAGGATGCCCGGCAAATCCACACAGCCTGTCTTGGCTGCAACGTTGTCCTCGTGGGAACCTCTTTTGTCG GTATGGAAGTTGCATCTTATTTGATAGACAAATCCTCCAGTATCACAGTGATCGGCAGCAGTGAGCTACCGTACCAGAACACACTGGGTCGGGAAGTTGGTAAAGTCACCATGACg ATGCTGTCAGAGAAAAATGTGAAATTCTACATGAACGATATTGTGATGGAAATCAAAGGTGTGGATGGCAAG GTGAAGGAGGTTGTGCTGAAAAGTGGAAATGTCATTCCAGCGGATGTTTTGATTGTTGGCATTG GCATCAAACCCAACTCAGAGTTCCTGCGGGGCAGCAAAATACAGATGGACTCAAAAAACTTTGTAACAGTCGACAAG TACATGCGCACCAATGTCCCAAGTGTGTATTGTGGGGGCGACCTGGCCACCTTCCCCCTGGCGATGGCCAAAAACCGGCTGGTCAACATCGGACACTGGCAGATGGCACAAGCACATG cGAGAATAGCAGCTCTGAACATGCTGGATAAACCTACTGAACTCAGCTCAGTTCCTTTCTACTGGACCGTCCTACTGGGTAAAACCATACGATATGCAG GCTATGGGGAGGGATACACTGACATCGTAATTAAAGGAAAGTTTGAGGACAGGAAGTTCCTGGCATTGTACATCAA GAATGATGAGGTCATAGCGGCAGCGAGCCTAAACTACGACCCAGCAGTGTCTGCAGTAGCCGAGAGGTTTGCAGCAGGAAAAATCATAACGAAGAAAGAGGCTGA ATCAGATGCTCTGAGCTGGCTGCAGTTGCCCCAATCTACACTTTCCTCCGCTCTTTCACTCAACGCGTCATCTGTACAACGTTGA
- the LOC144528225 gene encoding F-box only protein 40-like, whose product MNQWEEGERNSHRSASRVRQHVHCDSCYSRRCRARVEVSVCCAVIPCRLLCGALFHLCKEEDHLLLCPNVRVPCLNADYGCPLHLPRSSQAAHLQVCPASVVCCSMEWNRWPVNDAHSYPNTELHENLLKEGEQKGCLDLAMALKDQDLLFHTMKMKKLFPELISVEEEEEERRKKKQEKEEAEKAATKDASGQTGKSFNMFDIYNPDIKEDEDEVEFKQEPTQEEREATDNPVNADQLESYNAWERMFSMEMGGCREAGEAGRDQGLSKGKGLGTLTEEETAETCVGATASNTCKQGSSAYIASSTSSSCPAVKLKKEFEYGHVEPMKIITVRTFKTPTSFSAKQSRIRNPSFYKRESRAVDTSDLGVALEEMPVWEEVQASLLCSLEKEKRGHLIAESVFTDALLQDEGTQTYNFLSAPFRTNTSLVELTAAKPLELHLQLQVESVTSRHHKASSAFTFLCGYTFQRREYGKHYKNSHSDIQMGVNGWFEQRCPLANLGCTYSQRRFQPSTQKATISYNEDLGCFSLQPTTLVSLSDASQTSSSSEDSSTAQRKRGDQGGGGRGGEDSLSSLPYEVLCHMASFLDSLSLSQLALVSQLMRQVCSSLLQERGMVTLRWERKTYSHGGSKWRVKQMVWQFSTLFSPVDTWAFQDMPSMSEHLKVCHCYERESRTEKILLPRIREEVQTKTSCKASTLVSLFQQKRIMM is encoded by the exons ATGAATCAGTGGGAAGAAGGTGAGAGAAAT AGTCATCGTTCAGCCTCAAGGGTCCGACAGCATGTCCACTGTGATTCCTGCTACAGCCGGCGCTGCAGGGCTCGGGTGGAGGTCTCTGTGTGCTGTGCGGTCATCCCCTGCCGTCTGCTCTGTGGAGCTCTCTTCCACCTGTGTAAAGAGGAGGATCACCTGCTGCTCTGCCCTAACGTGAGGGTGCCCTGCCTCAATGCTGATTATGGGTGCCCGCTCCACCTACCCCGCTCCTCACAGGCAGCTCATCTCCAGGTGTGTCCGGCCAGCGTGGTGTGTTGCTCTATGGAGTGGAACCGATGGCCGGTCAATGACGCCCATTCTTATCCAAACACAGAGCTGCATGAAAACCTGCTCAAGGAAGGAGAGCAGAAAGGATGTCTGGACCTGGCCATGGCCCTGAAAGACCAGGACCTCCTGTTTCACACCATGAAGATGAAGAAACTGTTCCCAGAGCTGAtcagtgtggaggaggaggaggaggagaggaggaagaagaagcaggaaaaagaagaagccgAAAAGGCAGCTACAAAGGATGCCAGTGGTCAAACAGGGAAGTCTTTTAACATGTTTGACATCTATAACCCTGATATTaaagaagatgaagatgagGTTGAATTTAAGCAGGAGCCAAcccaggaggagagagaggctaCTGACAACCcagtgaatgctgatcagttaGAAAGCTACAACGCCTGGGAGCGTATGTTTAGTATGGAGATGGGTGGCTGCAGGGAAGCTGGGGAGGCAGGCAGAGACCAGGGACTGTCGAAAGGAAAAGGCCTGGGCACTCTGACAGAGGAAGAAACAGCAGAGACTTGTGTGGGTGCCACAGCATCAAACACCTGCAAACAGGGGAGCAGTGCATATATTGCTTCCTCCACATCCTCTTCTTGTCCTGCTGTAAAACTGAAAAAGGAATTTGAGTATGGACATGTGGAGCCAATGAAGATTATCACCGTGCGTACCTTTAAAACCCCAACCAGCTTCTCTGCCAAGCAGAGCCGTATCCGCAACCCTAGTTTCTACAAGAGGGAGAGTCGAGCTGTGGATACTAGTGATCTGGGGGTGGCGCTAGAGGAGATGCCAGTGTGGGAGGAAGTtcag GCCTCTCTGCTGTGCTCCCTGGAGAAGGAGAAAAGGGGTCACCTCATTGCAGAGAGCGTATTCACAGATGCTCTGCTACAAGATGAGGGAACACAGACCTACAACTTCCTGTCTGCTCCTTTCCGGACAAACACGTCGCTGGTTGAGCTGACTGCTGCAAAACCGTTGGAGCTTCACCTTCAGCTGCAGGTGGAGAGTGTCACCAGCCGGCACCACAAGGCCAGCTCCGCCTTCACCTTCCTCTGTGGATACACCTTCCAGCGCAGAGAATATGGCAAACATTATAA GAACAGCCACAGTGACATCCAGATGGGTGTGAATGGATGGTTCGAGCAGAGATGCCCCCTGGCAAACTTGGGATGCACCTACAGCCAGAGGAGGTTTCAGCCCTCTACACAAAAAGCCACCATCTCCTACAA CGAGGATCTGGGCTGCTTTAGCCTGCAACCCACCACCCTTGTCTCTCTGAGTGATGCCTCCCAGACATCAAGCAGCTCAGAGGACTCCTCCACAGCTCAGAGGAAAAGAGGAGatcagggaggaggaggaagaggaggagaggactcTCTAAGCTCGCTGCCCTACGAGGTGCTGTGCCACATGGCCAGTTTCCTGGACAGTCTGTCCCTGTCCCAGCTGGCTCTGGTGTCCCAGCTGATGAGGCAGGTGTGCTCCTCTCTGCTGCAGGAGAGAGGGATGGTCACCCTCCGCTGGGAGAGGAAGACCTACTCACATGGAGGATCCAAGTGGCGGGTGAAGCAGATG GTATGGCAGTTTAGCACTTTGTTCTCTCCTGTGGACACTTGGGCCTTCCAAGACATGCCGTCCATGTCCGAGCACCTGAAGGTGTGTCACTGCTATGAGAGAGAGTCCAGGACAGAGAAGATTCTCCTGCCGCGTATCAGAGAAGAAGTCCAAACCAAGACAAGCTGCAAAGCCTCCACTCTGGTTAGTTTGTTTCAGCAGAAGAGGATCATGATGTAG
- the LOC144528125 gene encoding coiled-coil domain-containing 92B-like, with product MDAGKLEQQVASVERGIAFLKQEHLAMLTGLQLEITHLKRRCHELSCELDSRFPDRSTEEEEAELAARCEAAQCLLEEQQCMMVAARGELRAGRARASALGRSLREEERHFLEELKRRSHKITLLSRELQRQNVTTTTLCHELHTARLKLFQQRQSTECGAEGEEEPRGKEEEEDDDEEGEEDEDYEGEGSDWLLSPPPPASPSQPEARHKRHVSVREERVRACVPQERVTSPQRPHPMPDPALFLVPLRYRLLRLNQPIRTQDGEGMEDEWEDIDDSRVHRRVDMGAGEGETAL from the exons ATGGATGCCGGTAAGCTGGAGCAGCAGGTGGCCAGTGTGGAGAGAGGCATCGCCTTCCTGAAGCAGGAGCACCTGGCCATGCTGACCGGTCTGCAGCTGGAGATCACACACCTGAAGAGGCGCTGTCATG AGCTAAGCTGTGAGCTGGACTCCAGGTTTCCTGACAGAAGCACAGAAG AGGAAGAAGCAGAGCTGGCCGCACGCTGTGAGGCTGCACAGTGTCTCCTAGAGGAACAGCAGTGCATGATGGTCGCTGCGCGTGGGGAACTGCGGGCTGGCCGGGCACGGGCATCAGCACTGGGAAGGAGCCTCAGGGAAGAAGAGCGGCATTTCCTAGAGGAACTGAAACGCCGCAGCCACAAGATCACACTGCTGAGTCGTGAACTGCAACGCCAAAATGTCACTACAACGACCCTCTGCCACGAGCTCCACACCGCACGCTTAAAACTGTTCCAGCAACGGCAGAGCACAGAGTGTGgtgcagagggagaggaggaacccagaggaaaggaggaagaagaggatgatgatgaagaaggtgaggaggatgaagattATGAAGGGGAGGGATCGGACTGGCTCCtgtctccacctcctccagccTCTCCCAGCCAACCAGAAGCGAGACACAAGAGGCATGTCAgcgtgagggaggagagggtcAGGGCTTGTGTCCCTCAGGAGAGAGTGACATCACCGCAGAGGCCACACCCTATGCCTGACCCCGCCCTTTTCTTGGTACCGCTTAGATACCGCCTCCTTCGCTTgaaccaaccaatcagaacgCAGGATGGAGAGGGGATGGAGGACGAGTGGGAGGATATAGATGACAGCAGGGTGCACAGGAGGGTGGACATGggagcaggagagggagaaaccGCTCTGTga